The Streptomonospora litoralis genome window below encodes:
- a CDS encoding GNAT family N-acetyltransferase gives MSVPESADVDQAASAPRSAHPLGRREIAADAHVLAVGPPPEPRLAPPFAARVAQPHGADLDTVHRWMHLPHVAPFYDQAWSRQRWAEEIASQRAGTFSRPFLVSRDGTDIAYVELYRAARDVIAPHYAADRHDIGFHIAIGDADATGHGVGKQILDAFADAVFSTDPDCNRILMEPDADNAAACRAARKAGLGFLAEVDLPHKRAALFIRARK, from the coding sequence GTGTCCGTGCCCGAATCGGCCGACGTCGACCAGGCCGCGTCGGCACCCCGCTCGGCGCACCCGCTGGGCCGCCGCGAGATCGCGGCCGACGCCCACGTCCTGGCCGTCGGCCCGCCGCCCGAACCCCGCCTCGCCCCGCCCTTCGCCGCCCGGGTCGCCCAGCCGCACGGCGCCGACCTCGACACGGTGCACCGCTGGATGCACCTGCCGCACGTCGCACCGTTCTACGACCAGGCGTGGAGCCGGCAGCGATGGGCCGAGGAGATCGCGTCGCAGCGGGCCGGCACCTTCTCGCGCCCGTTCCTCGTCAGCCGCGACGGCACCGACATCGCCTACGTCGAGCTGTACCGGGCCGCGCGCGACGTCATCGCCCCGCACTACGCCGCCGACCGGCACGACATCGGCTTCCACATCGCCATCGGCGACGCCGACGCCACCGGGCACGGGGTCGGCAAGCAGATCCTCGACGCCTTCGCCGACGCCGTTTTCTCCACCGATCCCGACTGCAACCGCATCCTCATGGAGCCCGACGCCGACAACGCCGCGGCCTGCCGTGCCGCCCGCAAGGCGGGGCTCGGCTTCCTCGCCGAGGTCGACCTGCCGCACAAGCGCGCGGCGCTGTTCATCCGGGCGCGCAAGTGA
- the entS gene encoding enterobactin transporter EntS, which yields MAASPVLARLLIDLSPLRGGRGFRIVFAVRLISLFGGGFRLVALPMQVYAMTGSSALVASVTIVNGVASFGGTVVGGLLADRLDRRRLMLVSLAVETLVVGLFAVNTYLPGGPLLAVIYVCATVNGVIGTMGLIAQQSMVPALVGPQRLAAAGALFALTTQLGAAAAPALGGALISLGGVGAGYLATCGIAAAATAAVWFVPPVPTDTGAAPVGALRAVADGLAFVARHPVVRPLLLLGFTQGLFTTPMVLIPEFTDRVLGGDAALAGLLYTAPAAGALLASLTSGWTGRVRRTGAIVPAAVAMCGVSVFLLGAGRSAALALFALALLGCCQAVEEILRYSLIQAHTPDALRGRVNSAWLAQATVGGSLGAGLMGGLAALLGTAAAMVAAGAVGAVLAGAITVSAPGLLATRGVAPPLPDETTD from the coding sequence GTGGCCGCGAGCCCGGTTCTGGCGCGCCTGCTCATCGATCTGAGTCCGCTGCGCGGCGGCAGAGGGTTCCGGATCGTCTTCGCGGTCCGGCTCATCTCGCTCTTCGGCGGCGGATTCCGGCTGGTCGCGCTGCCGATGCAGGTCTACGCCATGACCGGCTCCTCGGCGCTGGTCGCCAGCGTCACCATCGTCAACGGGGTCGCCAGCTTCGGCGGCACCGTCGTGGGCGGGCTGCTCGCCGACCGGCTCGACCGGCGCCGGCTCATGCTGGTCAGCCTCGCCGTGGAGACGCTGGTCGTAGGGCTGTTCGCGGTCAACACCTACCTGCCCGGCGGTCCGCTGCTGGCGGTGATCTACGTCTGCGCCACCGTCAACGGCGTCATCGGCACCATGGGTCTGATCGCCCAGCAGTCCATGGTCCCGGCATTGGTAGGCCCGCAGCGGCTTGCCGCCGCGGGCGCCCTCTTCGCGCTGACCACCCAGTTGGGCGCCGCCGCCGCGCCGGCCCTGGGGGGCGCCCTCATCTCCCTCGGCGGCGTCGGCGCCGGATACCTGGCCACCTGCGGGATCGCCGCCGCCGCGACGGCGGCGGTGTGGTTCGTCCCGCCCGTGCCCACCGACACCGGAGCCGCCCCCGTTGGGGCCCTGCGCGCGGTCGCCGACGGGCTGGCGTTCGTGGCCCGCCACCCGGTGGTGCGCCCGCTGCTGCTGCTCGGATTCACCCAAGGGCTGTTCACCACGCCCATGGTGCTCATCCCGGAGTTCACCGACCGCGTGCTCGGCGGCGACGCGGCGCTGGCCGGGCTGCTCTACACCGCTCCTGCAGCGGGGGCACTGCTGGCGTCGCTGACCAGCGGCTGGACCGGACGCGTGCGCCGCACCGGTGCGATCGTGCCCGCGGCCGTGGCGATGTGCGGGGTATCGGTGTTCCTGCTCGGCGCCGGGCGCAGCGCCGCGCTCGCGCTGTTCGCGCTGGCGCTGCTGGGCTGCTGCCAGGCGGTGGAAGAGATCCTGCGCTACTCGCTGATCCAGGCGCACACCCCCGACGCACTGCGGGGGCGGGTCAACAGCGCGTGGCTGGCCCAGGCCACGGTCGGCGGGTCGCTGGGCGCCGGCCTGATGGGCGGCCTCGCGGCGCTGCTGGGCACGGCGGCGGCGATGGTGGCTGCCGGGGCGGTGGGGGCGGTCCTCGCCGGCGCCATCACGGTAAGCGCACCGGGGCTGCTGGCGACACGGGGCGTGGCTCCGCCACTTCCCGACGAGACGACAGATTGA
- a CDS encoding MbtH family protein has protein sequence MSNPFDDPEGRFLVLVNDEDQHSLWPEFAEVPEGWQQVHGPVERAAALEYVEANWTDLRPRSLRVAMGES, from the coding sequence ATGAGCAACCCGTTCGACGACCCCGAAGGCCGCTTCCTGGTGCTGGTCAACGACGAGGACCAGCACTCGCTGTGGCCGGAGTTCGCCGAGGTGCCCGAGGGCTGGCAGCAGGTGCACGGGCCCGTGGAGCGCGCGGCCGCGCTGGAGTACGTCGAGGCCAACTGGACCGACCTGCGCCCGCGCAGCCTGCGCGTGGCCATGGGCGAGTCCTGA
- a CDS encoding ABC transporter substrate-binding protein has translation MNRFRALLPRWGIGLIAAFALALSACTSGAADGGRQADASSAPTREFTSDHAEQPVEIPEDPQRIVAIGWAVTALISVDEADLVGVSSGTQDTGMTPEELEKAQGLPQVGRDLEIDVEKVAQLEPDLIVSGLAAAMEFDYSELEQVAPVAVAAMNQPSEWKDMNERIADAAGVSDAHARLIEEYDNRAAELNEEYSDVLADTMFVSIDAYGDGNWTLEHQGSHGTTVPADAGMRFTPESADGAFSESLPLEQLDRLNEYDAVLTRADAEGNPTRPIQDVMDQGPWSELEPVQNDRVYSVPQLGAMSYTTGLQLFDQLEERVLQDL, from the coding sequence ATGAACCGATTCCGCGCCTTGCTCCCCCGATGGGGGATCGGTTTGATCGCCGCCTTCGCGCTCGCCCTGAGCGCGTGTACCAGCGGCGCCGCCGACGGCGGCCGGCAGGCCGACGCGTCCTCCGCTCCCACGCGCGAGTTCACCAGCGACCACGCCGAACAGCCCGTGGAGATCCCCGAGGACCCCCAGCGCATCGTCGCCATCGGCTGGGCCGTCACCGCGCTGATCTCGGTGGACGAGGCCGACCTCGTCGGCGTCTCCAGCGGAACCCAGGACACCGGCATGACCCCCGAGGAGCTGGAGAAGGCCCAGGGGCTGCCGCAGGTCGGCCGCGATCTGGAGATCGACGTCGAGAAGGTCGCCCAGCTGGAGCCCGACCTGATCGTCTCCGGCCTCGCCGCCGCCATGGAGTTCGACTACTCCGAGCTGGAGCAGGTCGCCCCCGTCGCGGTGGCCGCGATGAACCAGCCCTCGGAGTGGAAGGACATGAACGAGCGCATCGCCGACGCCGCCGGAGTCTCCGACGCCCACGCCCGGCTGATCGAGGAGTACGACAACCGCGCCGCGGAGCTCAACGAGGAGTACTCCGACGTCCTCGCCGACACGATGTTCGTCTCCATCGACGCCTACGGCGACGGCAACTGGACCCTGGAGCACCAGGGCTCCCACGGCACGACCGTGCCCGCCGACGCGGGTATGCGGTTCACCCCGGAGTCGGCCGACGGAGCCTTCAGCGAGTCGCTGCCGCTGGAGCAGCTCGACCGGCTCAACGAGTACGACGCGGTCCTCACCCGCGCCGACGCCGAGGGCAACCCCACCCGGCCCATCCAGGACGTCATGGACCAGGGCCCGTGGAGCGAGCTGGAGCCGGTGCAGAACGACCGGGTCTACTCGGTTCCGCAACTGGGCGCGATGAGCTACACCACCGGCCTGCAGCTCTTCGACCAGCTGGAGGAGCGCGTCCTGCAGGACCTCTGA
- the entS gene encoding enterobactin transporter EntS, translated as MKLRDAVIDIGPLRISREFRLVFTARLISIFGLGFALVALPLQVYSATQSSVLVAVVSAVNGVSIFGGTLVGGVLADRYSRRALIVSGRAAAALAFSGLALNALWAQSGGGSASFAVICVCAALNGFVGTFSTVALQAVVPGLLPRERLPAAGALLALTGQLGSIAAPALSGAIVAVWGFAAVFGITAAVSALATGLVLLLPPLPPAGGDAAEGRGMAGAAVEGMRFAARHRTVGPLLLLGFVQLLFATPYVLIPEFTDTVLHAGETAAGLLYSASACGAVLASLSSGWTRRARRSGALLLTAVACCGLAAAGFGAAPHLALAAAALAALGFAEIVEEILRFALLQSHTPDALRGRVNSVWTAQNTVGGGLGALMLGALAPLIGAGAAVMAGGAVTVALVAVLAAAFPGLRAAVASGAGGPDSGADAEAAGGGNDARRPAVDAADPADPAQQSSDGQGLRS; from the coding sequence GTGAAACTGCGCGACGCCGTCATCGACATCGGGCCGCTGCGCATCAGCCGTGAGTTCCGCCTGGTCTTCACCGCACGGCTCATCTCGATTTTCGGGCTGGGGTTCGCCCTCGTGGCGCTGCCGCTGCAGGTGTACTCGGCGACGCAGTCCTCGGTGCTGGTCGCCGTCGTCAGCGCCGTCAACGGCGTCTCGATCTTCGGCGGGACCCTCGTCGGCGGCGTCCTCGCCGACCGCTACTCCCGGCGCGCGCTGATCGTCTCCGGCCGCGCCGCCGCGGCACTCGCCTTCTCGGGGCTTGCGCTGAACGCGCTGTGGGCCCAGAGCGGCGGCGGCTCGGCGAGCTTCGCGGTGATCTGCGTGTGCGCCGCGCTGAACGGATTCGTCGGCACCTTCAGCACCGTCGCGCTGCAGGCGGTCGTGCCCGGCCTGCTGCCGCGCGAGAGGCTGCCCGCCGCCGGGGCGCTGCTCGCGCTGACCGGTCAGCTCGGCTCCATCGCCGCGCCCGCGCTCAGCGGCGCGATCGTGGCGGTGTGGGGGTTCGCCGCCGTTTTCGGTATCACAGCCGCCGTGAGCGCGCTGGCCACCGGCCTGGTGCTGCTGCTGCCGCCGCTGCCGCCCGCCGGCGGCGACGCAGCCGAGGGACGCGGCATGGCCGGTGCCGCGGTGGAGGGGATGCGCTTCGCCGCCCGGCACCGGACCGTCGGCCCCCTGCTGCTGCTCGGCTTCGTGCAACTGCTGTTCGCCACGCCCTACGTGCTGATCCCGGAGTTCACCGACACCGTGCTGCACGCGGGCGAGACCGCGGCCGGACTGCTCTACTCCGCCTCGGCGTGCGGCGCGGTACTGGCCTCCCTCTCCAGCGGGTGGACCCGCAGGGCCCGGCGCAGCGGCGCCCTGCTGCTGACGGCCGTCGCCTGCTGCGGCCTCGCCGCCGCGGGCTTCGGCGCCGCACCGCATCTCGCCCTGGCCGCAGCGGCCCTGGCGGCCCTCGGCTTCGCCGAGATCGTCGAGGAGATCCTGCGCTTCGCGCTGCTGCAGTCGCACACCCCCGACGCGCTGCGCGGCCGCGTGAACAGCGTCTGGACTGCGCAGAACACCGTCGGCGGCGGGCTGGGCGCACTGATGCTGGGAGCGCTGGCCCCGCTGATCGGCGCCGGCGCGGCCGTGATGGCCGGCGGGGCCGTCACCGTCGCGCTGGTGGCCGTGCTCGCCGCCGCCTTCCCCGGCCTGCGCGCGGCCGTCGCCTCAGGCGCCGGGGGACCCGACAGCGGCGCGGACGCCGAGGCCGCCGGCGGCGGCAACGACGCGCGGCGGCCCGCGGTCGACGCGGCGGACCCCGCCGACCCCGCCCAGCAGAGCTCCGATGGACAGGGACTGCGAAGTTAG
- a CDS encoding MFS transporter translates to MTAPEQAGPPSSPPPGADGGAGHVAGAAKADVEHAGHVAEANTAPAVVRARRRVLAVLTAAQVVGGVGVGSAAAVAGIIARDLTGSQAWAGTATTMVTLGAAALALPLAGTAARRGRRVGLSLGWFLAALGGVAAVAGAQSAVFPVFLAGMALFGAGTATGLQSRHSATDLATDRTRSRDLALVVWGTTVGSVAGPNLTGPGAAVAALLGLDPLVGPLVFSTASFAAAGAVVAVLLRPDPLLLAREAAHAAAPPAEAAGTPGGRGRRHGSLAASLRAIAAEPRALLAVTAIVASHTAMVAIMTMTPVHMEGGGAELSLIGLTISLHIAGMYALSPLVGWLSDRWGRVPVLLAGQALTLGAALLAGTAGASSAQVAAGLVLLGLGWSFGLVASSALLAESLAPERRPRAQGTADLLMHVFGAAGSALSGVTTVALGFGSLNAFAAALTLPVLVLALRARRRR, encoded by the coding sequence ATGACGGCACCGGAGCAGGCCGGGCCGCCGTCTTCGCCCCCGCCGGGCGCGGACGGCGGCGCCGGGCACGTCGCGGGCGCGGCGAAGGCGGACGTCGAGCACGCCGGGCACGTCGCCGAGGCCAACACCGCACCCGCCGTCGTCCGCGCACGGCGGCGGGTGCTGGCCGTGCTGACCGCGGCGCAGGTGGTCGGGGGCGTCGGCGTCGGATCCGCGGCTGCGGTGGCGGGCATCATCGCCCGCGACCTCACCGGGTCGCAGGCGTGGGCCGGAACCGCCACGACCATGGTCACGCTCGGGGCCGCCGCCCTGGCGCTACCACTGGCCGGTACCGCGGCGCGGCGGGGCCGGCGCGTCGGACTGAGCCTGGGCTGGTTCCTGGCCGCACTCGGCGGAGTGGCGGCCGTGGCGGGCGCCCAGTCGGCCGTCTTCCCGGTCTTCCTGGCGGGAATGGCGCTGTTCGGGGCCGGGACCGCCACCGGCCTGCAGTCCCGCCACAGCGCCACCGACCTCGCCACCGACCGCACCCGCAGCCGCGACCTGGCCCTTGTCGTGTGGGGTACCACTGTCGGCTCCGTGGCGGGTCCCAACCTCACCGGTCCGGGCGCGGCGGTGGCCGCTCTCCTCGGGCTCGACCCGCTGGTGGGGCCGCTGGTCTTCAGCACGGCGTCCTTCGCCGCCGCGGGGGCCGTGGTCGCCGTCCTGCTGCGCCCCGACCCGCTGCTGCTGGCCCGCGAAGCCGCGCACGCCGCAGCGCCGCCAGCGGAGGCGGCTGGGACGCCCGGGGGCCGGGGCCGGCGGCACGGTTCCCTCGCGGCGTCGCTGCGGGCGATCGCCGCGGAGCCGCGGGCGCTGCTCGCGGTCACCGCGATCGTCGCCTCGCACACGGCCATGGTCGCGATCATGACCATGACGCCGGTGCACATGGAGGGCGGCGGCGCCGAACTGAGTCTCATCGGGCTGACAATCAGCCTGCACATCGCCGGGATGTACGCCTTGTCGCCGCTGGTGGGCTGGCTCTCCGACCGGTGGGGGCGGGTGCCGGTGCTGCTGGCCGGGCAGGCGCTCACCCTCGGCGCGGCTCTCCTGGCGGGCACCGCGGGCGCGAGTTCGGCGCAGGTGGCGGCCGGTCTGGTGCTGCTCGGGCTGGGGTGGTCCTTCGGCCTGGTCGCGTCGTCGGCGCTGCTGGCCGAGTCGCTGGCGCCGGAGCGCCGGCCCCGGGCCCAAGGCACGGCCGACCTGCTGATGCATGTTTTCGGCGCGGCGGGGTCGGCGCTGTCGGGCGTGACGACGGTGGCGCTGGGCTTCGGCTCACTCAACGCCTTCGCGGCGGCGCTGACACTTCCGGTGCTGGTCCTGGCGCTGCGAGCGCGGCGGCGTCGCTGA
- a CDS encoding siderophore-interacting protein, with protein MTTVSDPRVEFYPLQPRTLEARTVERVTPGMVRVVLAGPDIEGFRSDNFADHVKLFFPDEETGELRLPEMTAEGRWNIRAPELIYRDYTVRRFDAEAGELTIDLVAHDHGPGGRWAVRARPGDRIGVLGPRGTYHMDHDFDYFLLGADETALPAAARWLEELPREARVLAFLEVSDAGEEQKLQTPERAEVTWLHRDGAAPGTTDLLERAVRGAELPAGRGFAWCAGEAGALKPIRRYLKERGFERGATFDVDGYWRRGTVNHDHHEDE; from the coding sequence ATGACCACCGTCAGCGACCCGCGCGTGGAGTTCTACCCGCTGCAACCGCGAACCCTTGAGGCGCGCACGGTCGAGCGCGTGACCCCGGGAATGGTCCGCGTCGTGCTGGCGGGCCCCGACATCGAGGGCTTCCGCAGCGACAACTTCGCCGACCACGTGAAGCTCTTCTTCCCCGACGAGGAGACCGGCGAGCTCCGCCTCCCGGAGATGACCGCGGAGGGACGGTGGAACATCCGCGCGCCGGAGCTGATCTACCGCGACTACACGGTCCGCCGCTTCGACGCCGAAGCGGGCGAGCTGACGATCGACCTCGTCGCCCACGACCACGGCCCCGGCGGGCGCTGGGCGGTCCGGGCGCGCCCCGGCGACCGCATCGGCGTGCTGGGGCCGCGCGGGACGTACCACATGGACCACGACTTCGACTACTTCCTCCTCGGCGCCGACGAGACGGCCCTTCCGGCCGCCGCCCGGTGGCTGGAGGAGCTGCCGCGCGAGGCCCGTGTGCTCGCCTTCCTGGAGGTCTCCGACGCGGGGGAGGAGCAGAAGCTGCAGACGCCCGAGCGCGCCGAGGTCACCTGGCTGCACCGCGACGGCGCCGCCCCCGGCACCACGGATCTGCTGGAGCGCGCCGTCCGCGGCGCCGAACTGCCCGCGGGCCGCGGTTTCGCCTGGTGCGCGGGGGAGGCCGGCGCCCTCAAGCCCATCCGCCGCTACCTCAAGGAGCGGGGCTTCGAGCGGGGCGCCACCTTCGACGTCGACGGCTACTGGCGGCGCGGGACCGTCAACCACGACCACCACGAGGACGAGTGA
- the panD gene encoding aspartate 1-decarboxylase: protein MRRTLFHGKIHRATVTQADLHYVGSITIDADLLEAADIVEGEQVHVVDIDNGSRLVTYTIAGERGSGVIGINGAAAHLVNPGDLVIIMSYVELEESERSRHVPRVVHVDTANRIVALGADPAEPVPGSGLVSGAALA, encoded by the coding sequence GTGCGTCGCACCCTGTTCCACGGCAAGATCCACCGCGCGACGGTCACTCAGGCCGACCTGCATTACGTGGGATCCATCACCATAGACGCCGACCTGCTGGAGGCAGCGGACATCGTCGAGGGCGAACAGGTCCACGTCGTCGACATCGACAACGGCAGCCGCCTGGTCACCTACACCATCGCGGGTGAGCGCGGCAGCGGGGTCATCGGTATCAACGGCGCCGCGGCCCACCTGGTGAACCCGGGCGACCTGGTCATCATCATGTCCTACGTGGAGCTGGAGGAGTCCGAGCGCTCTCGGCATGTGCCCCGTGTCGTCCACGTCGACACAGCCAACCGCATCGTCGCGCTGGGCGCGGATCCCGCCGAACCGGTGCCGGGCTCCGGCCTGGTCTCGGGCGCGGCCCTGGCGTGA
- a CDS encoding LPFR motif small protein, whose protein sequence is MSRIADVLRTIASAIASAIGAIAHAVVTVVTLPFRALAKLFRKH, encoded by the coding sequence ATGTCTCGAATAGCTGACGTACTACGCACAATCGCCAGTGCCATCGCATCCGCCATCGGCGCCATCGCCCATGCCGTCGTGACCGTGGTCACGCTGCCGTTCCGGGCGCTGGCCAAGCTCTTTCGCAAGCACTGA